The sequence below is a genomic window from Cicer arietinum cultivar CDC Frontier isolate Library 1 chromosome 6, Cicar.CDCFrontier_v2.0, whole genome shotgun sequence.
ACTCTAATATTTAACCTCCAACCTTGTGGCAATTAGCTATAAATGATTGTCTTATggcttatatataatttaattaacatgcatatgaaattaattttttaataagctAAAAAAAgctaaaataagaaaaataaaaattaggagACGTAAGCATAatccaagaaaagaaaaagtaattacCGTCTTATCTTCGTTATCATTAAATCTTTCTAGGATGTGTTTAGCTAACATTCATcgtcttttgaaaaaaaaattctcaaaatctTAAAAGCTATTATGAGATTTAAATAatgatatgataataaattattttgacatGCAACACAAGtataataaacatattaaatgaGAGACAGTCGCTTTGAGAGATAGTATATATAGATAGATGAGTAGAcagtatatatattataatagaaaaCGTAAACATGATTGatgtataatatataataataataatgaaatacaTATGAGTTGAGATAATAATGTATTAAATTGAGGCAAGAGGATAGTTGAAGAAAGAGATCGAGCATAGAATctagctatatatatatatatattgaattgaAATGTATAAAATACAGAATCTGATCGAGCCAGCGATGCGTGGCATGGTTATATAAAAACAGAACCAAGTTTCCATCAAGTGAAAACAATTTGCAAAATCTAATATAGCAAATGGATAGTTATTTTAGAGAAGCAAACTTTGGAAATGAAAGAGAAAGAGGAAGtggttcttcttcttcatcatcatcaaggAAAGGGAAGAAGAGCAATTCAGATCATAAACCAAAACAACCACAAAGAGGACTTGGTGTTGCTCAATTAGAGAAAATTAGATTACATACTCAATTTCCACCTAACACATCTCATTTCAAcattattaataatgtaattaattaaattcaacttctcattgctttctttttctcttatgtttttttttactactatTATTGAATTGTGAAAATATATATGCAGGAAGATCCAAGAGTGATGCAAATGCCATATTCATCATACTCATCACCAAATTCATATGCCTTCCAACCCCACACTATGGTATgtccaattaatttaattaatagtacCCTTTTATGAATTAACTTTCATATTAATCTTttagtgatatatatatacattggTGAACATGTTCCGAATTTATATTTTCTCTTCTCACTTTACTTATGCTAGTGCAGAGTAAAATATTGCACCACAAAGCAATCAAAAGTTCAAAATGGTTTTTTTCAACCACTTGtagttaagttttttttttccaggaGATATATGTAAAAGTGTAAAATTAATATCTCtgttttctatatattttaagattttcaagtatatatactaattaatatagtatgttataaagttttaattttttttatatgtaaggtcaatttaaacaaaattatactTTCAACACATCATAGtcaatctaaaaaaatttatactctTAATACATCACAGTCAATCACACGTTAATGCATCAGAGTCAATATATCACACGTGATTTTAGAAGTAattatactaaaaataatattttttataataattagatgattttaattaattgaagtgAAATAATTCTTTAAGCAAACAATGTATTGATTtatgtataataaaaaaagcAGTGAGATGGGAGAATCCtaaaattttgacaaaaaaaaactttgcTAATGCAGATGGGCCTACCAGAATATGAAAGAACAAACATGAGATATGGAGATTCTCAGCCAAGGTACTCACTTTCCTGTTCAATTTAATCACATCCTTGGCAACTaatgatgtaaaaaaaaaaatcagtattTACAAAAATTGGATGTTATTTCCTTCTAATTTTATGAGGATTTTTATTCtgatatgagtttttttttttttttttaatcttaaaccAGATGGCAACATGGCAATGCTATGATGCACCAATCTTCTTCTCAAACCAACATAACTCGACCCTTTCTAAACTTATATGTAAGGATTTTCATTTTATTCTCTAACAAGCATGCACCTCATTTggtataaatcaatttttcattGACATCTAAAGAGAATCCATTATTTTGTCaattcatataattaatttcaaaatttagttaCTAGATATAAGATTGATATGTCTAAATAGCGGATTACCATTAAATGCATGTATATAGAATTAGTTTATattgtaaattactaatttaactTAAATTCAAAACTGACTACTTTTTGGCCCTTCCTATTTAGGACTCACAAGACATAGATATCAAGAAGCATAGGAGTGGTTCCTTGGATTCAGAATCAAGTAACACCCAGGAGCTAGATTTGGAGCTCAAATTATCTTTGTAGTACATGATCAAATGTAGTTGACTCTCATATTTAATGCTTTTATTTACGATTCAGAATTGTAAAAGTTCAACAAATTAATGAACAACACAatataagtgtttttttttaatggttttaCTTTTATCTAGTTTGACTCtttaaagatattattttaatacactatcgttataaaacttttttaggacatcaaataaaataagtacaaataattgtttgtatgacttttaatgttaaaatgattaaaatcaaTATGTATATGAATCTAACTATTATGATTGATGGATATAATTACATAATGTATATCCGAAGAATTTTTAGAACATATATTAGCTAGCTTTGGTGTTGAGGAAAGGTTGTCCACAAACCTTAAGTACGTATTTAATAACACATTTAAGTTATTGGTTAGaatacaactcaaaagaaaGGTTCGGTGCTATATGCTATATACTATATTGGCGCAACTGTTTCTAAGAGGGTCTCCTCTAAACATGGCTGAAACCATTTTCTATATTAGCAAATACCTCTATTTCTCCTAACACTATTTAAACCCAATGTGAAGGTATGTTATTttaacaaaacatatatatcCTAAGGAACCAGACACACGCTAAACACAGGCTTTAACAAGCCTCGTGTAAAGTGTGTCTGGgtccaaaatatttatttgttcaaAGTTTTTCACCAATTATACATTTGAAATCCATAAACAATGACACATTTACACAAGGTTGTTTTCATTCTTGCTATCTTGTTCCTTGTCGTGGATGCCAGACATACAAATAGACATTTGAAAGGTCACAGAATTCGCAGGCATCCCCTTTTCCCAAACTTGCATCATCCATTTGATCCACCCTCAGATGACAATAACGATGTTGTACCATCAGAGGATGATAATGATGTTACACCTTcaaatgatgataataataatgatgctcccatttataataaaaatcttAGAGATGTGATGGACAAAAAGGATGATTTCGAAATAGATTCTATTGGGTCTTGGGAGATAATTTCAGAGAATGCAGGTGTATCAGCAATGCATGTGAATTTGTTACCAACAAATAAGATCATGATCTATGATGCCAAGGTTTATCGTGGATCCAGAATTAAATTACCAGATGGTGTACCATGTGTTCCATACAAAGATTTTCAAACTCAAGAAGACAAACTTGATTGTTTTGCTCATTCAGTTGAATATGACCTTGAGACAAATCAAGTTAGACCACTTAAGGTTTGTATCCTATTTATAACTTTTTCATTTACATGGAAGAAcatgttaattaaatatgattaattGCGGTGTAGATTAATGGTGGAGATCCTTGGTGTTCCTCCGGAGGACTTGCACCTGATGGTACCCTTGTGAGTTCTGGTGGTTTTGCCGATGGTGGTAAAACCGTTAGACACTTTGGTGGTGGTTGCGAAGAGTGTGAATGGAGGGAATATGACAATACATTGGTTGATGATAGATGGTATGCAACTCAACAACTCCTTCCAAATGGAGAATTCATATTGGTAGGAGGACGTAGAGCATTTAGCTATGAATTCATCCCACAACAGGAAGGACAGAGAAATGAAAAATCATACTTTTTTCCATTTCTATATGAGACAGCTGACTTGGATGAGAACAACCTATACCCTTTTGTCCATCTCTCCATTGATGGAAACCTTTTTATCTTTTCAAACAACCGTTCCCTTCTTTTGAACCCTACCACACACAAAGTAGTTCGTACATTTCCCGTTTTACCTGGAGGATCTCGTAACTATCCTGCCTCTGGTATGTCGGCTCTGCTCCCAATAGACCTTAATGCTGAAAATGCCAAGGCAGAGGTTCTTGTTTGTGGTGGCAATCTCCCTGATGCTTTTTTGATTGCTGAAACAAAGAAAACATTTCTTCCAGCTCTTCAAGATTGTAATAGGTTAATGATATCTGAACCTTTTCCTCAGTGGGATAATGAAATAATGCCATCTAGGAGAACTATGGGAGATGCTCTTATCCTCCCCAATGGACAACTCTTATTTATCAATGGGGCACAATTAGGCACAGCTGCATGGTGGGACGCAGAGGCACCAAACTACACACCTGTATTGTATAATCCAGACAAACCAAAAGGTTTGAGGTTCAAGGTCATGAAGCCTACCCAAATTGCAAGAATGTACCACTCAACTTCACTAGTGCTTCCTAATGGTAAGATTTGGGTTGGTGGCAGTAACACACACAATGCATATAGAGATGTAGATAGGTATCCAACTGAGACTAGAGTTGAGGCGTTCTCTCCTCCTTATTTGGATGAGGCTTTTAACAGGTATAGGCCACAAATCAGTGAAGATGCATCTGACAAAGAGTTAACATATGGAAACttatttgaaactcaattttcGGTGGAAGAAGGTGATAGGTTGACAACAAATGACATAAAGGTAACAATGTATTCACCACCTTTCACCACTCACGGCTTCTCCATGGGTCAGAGGCTTATCATTCTCAAGAATGATGAGCTCATTGAACAGGCACAAGGAGTTTACAGGGTTAGGTTGGTGGCGCCGCCATCTGGGATCATTGCTCCTCCTGGCTATTACTTGCTCTCTGTCGTCCATCGTGGCATACCTAGTACAGGAACATGGGTGCATATCCAACAGAACTAGAACACCTTTATTTTTCTAACATGCATCAGGACGCAAGAAATTTATAATACACCCCATATCAAATCATTGTAAGACCTTAAATGTATTATTGGTTAACAGTATCACATCATgattataaaatacaataacccttcaatatagaaaaataatggtGGTGTTaaatgttaatgaaattttaaaaatatatatatatatatatgttctCTCTAAAATAGGATTTTACAATGTACATAATAGAAAGAATTTCCTATGATCAACGGTTATTATAATTACAATCTCAACCGCTATTGTGTGTTTCTTATAGGTTATAGGGATGGGAATAAAGCAAATCAATCGAGAGTGGCTTACAACTTAGTCTAAGACCATACTTTTTTCTTAAAGCCGAGACttctaaaaaaaacatatttaattaaaaaggtCATGCATGTAATAAGTCTTTTAGGtcgatttatttaaataaatataaatatatttttttactactataattattatattaaaatttgattttttgttatatattcaatttttagtaatttatgcatattaaTCTCATTTAGtgtttgacatatttaaatgtattattataaaatataatttaagtatagtgtatataaagtcatattcttcaaaatgtgatgctaaatattaaaatataacttaattttagtgaCGTATTAACTCATttacctatttaaaaatatgtttgattacttattcaaaaatgttaaatGAAATAAGTTTTTAAGTAGGCTAATAGGACTTACCAGACTTCTATCAAGGCTATTCTCAAACCTAAAAAGTAAGCCTATGACATACCATATGACAGACTTAGGCCTTAAATTTTTTGACAGGTCAGAGTCAGACCTAACAAAACCTAACTCGGTCCAGTGTATTCTCACCCCTAGTGGGTTAGAGTACACCACTTATTATACTTTATAAGcaaatgaatgttgaacatCTCAAAACAATAGTACAAAAggtgattaatatttttttcttggtCCAACTAGAGAATCACCTCGTTGAAACTCTATGTACGTTTTTGACCCAAAAAAAAACCCCTATATATGGACGTAGTGTTACATAAACAAATTGAACATACAAAAGAAAGATTTTGTCCTTTAGAGAAAAACAATATAGACCACcaaaaatctttattttatcgCAATATTCGAAGTTGGATAGATTATCATTAGAGATgttgtattttagaaaattttacccATACCCCACATTTTCTTCAAATTATCCATTTTATTcgactttttaataaaaaagtaaaaaaaaatgaacaacaaacaaccataattatttttttaagcttgattgcaattttgatttttctattattatcaattcacaaaattaattcttatattttaaaagtcaatacTTTTGATCTATCcctcatatttttaaactaaaaaataacaatttaacaatttgtcgatgaaaataaaaaaattaaaattgtaattaaatctttttttagcaaaaatacttgcaaaattaatttaaatatttcagaACACAAATGTATATCATACAAAACTCAAATTATGAGTTTGCTCTAAAAACTTAATTTACGGaatacatttataattttaaggtGTAGGAgagtttttcaattttgtttttaataaaaaatcaggGATAAATCTGAATTTTTGAAGACTTTTAGGTGCAGGGGTATAATTGTGGATTGCTCACCGTACTAGTCTCGTGCACGAAATTATGTTATTCTAGCCAGCCCACGTATACAGGCAAGCTTGGTTCCTGGGAGGAACACCAGCTCCCCATGAACCCTACGCGCGCGCATCAAAATACCagtatttcaaattattttgatcccAACTCATCACATTGTAACCTTTTATTcacaactaattaaatttaaaaccaGAGACATGCGTGATATAGCTAGGTgtcatttttcaaaaacaaacaataaaatggaatcagattttaaacacttgtACACAATCAGAGGAGCCAACTTATTTATGAAACTTGAAATAAATTATGTAGGCTCTCCGTTTTAGAAGTAATAATGCCATAACGACAAATCCCATGTACAGGTCAATATACTTGGaccaattaattaaataataatgacGTAAAGTTCATCTTTAGGATGTCATGTTGCTGCTTGGAACTTATATAAAGACAACACCAAGGCAACCAATGATAAATCGTCCCAATTTTTAACTTCATACACAGAATTGCAAACATGgacaaatttgaaaaattgttgGTAGCTTTTTTTATGTGTGCACTCATACCCAACATAATCCAGGTGAATGCTAACTTTTCAAAGAGCATGTACCTCACATGGGGTGTTCAACATGCATCAATTAGGGGTGAAGATCTTCACCTTGTGTTGGATAAAACCTCAGGTTAAAAACTTTATACTTGCATGCATCAGCTTTGGTTTCAATAATTTTGCATCGACGTGCtaggaaatttaaaatttgttgccTTTTCCAATATGTTGCAATTGAATATTTAGTGGGAAAAAATGATATTATCATTATGGCCTAATACCAAGAGCATGATGTCACATGTTCATGTAGCACTTACGATTGGACACCAGACTAACATTATGCAAACTGCAGTAAAGTGAATAAAGTAATAAACTGAGAATTGTAATCATCATTAAGAGGCTAAAGTGTAAATGGATGGAAATATATGGTGCTGCTTTTGAATTTCAGGATCAGCTGCTCGGTCAAAGAGATCTTTCTTATTTGGAAGTATTGAAATGTTAATCAAGCTGATACCTGGTAACTCTGCTGGAATAGTCACAGCCTACTATGTAAGTTCACTAGACCTACAAGGGCTATAAACACCAACATAATCTCTTCTTCAAATCTACATCATACTTGTGTTAGTAAATGAAATGCTAATGTTCTTACTTTAAATCTGCACAGTTATCTTCCACAGGAAATCAACACGATGAGATAGATTTTGAGTTCTTAGGTAACAGTACAGGACAACCGTACACAGTCCATACTAACATATATACGCAAGGAAAAGGAAGCAGAGAGCAACAATTTCACCTCTGGTTTGACCCAACTGCTGATTTTCACAATTACACCATTCACTGGAATCCCTCAGAAATTGTGTAAGTTGTAGTGGAACAAAGTAATTCACTTCCTCATTTGCatgaaaaaaatactataatacCCATCTAATTGTTTGATCTATGTGATTATCGTCATCTCTCTTATCTCAGGTGGTATATTGATAGCATGCCAATACGGGTTTTCCAGAACTACAAAAATGAAGGCATAGGCTATCCAAACAAGCAAGGAATGAGAGTTTATACCAGCCTATGGAATGCAGATAACTGGGCAACAAGAGGTGGACTTGTGAAAACCGATTGGAGCGGTGCACCATTCAAGGTAGGGTTTCATCATTTCAGAGCAAGGGCTTGCAGGTGGAATGGAGCAATGAGCATTAATCAGTGTGCCTCTAATGTACCAGCAAATTGGTGGACATCTTCCATATACAAACAGCTGAGTTATGGCCATATAAGGCAATTGATTTGGGTGAGGAAGAATTTCATGATCTATGACTATTGCAATGATTACAAAAGATTCAATGGACAGTTCCCTCCCGAATGCtacaaaacacaattttaattcTGATACAAACATTTGCAATTTGTCACGGTCTTGGTGATTTACGGATTTCATTCTTGTAttgaatcaaattaattatcttataaatgaaataataaaatttgcattaatAATGTGCTTGTTATATTTTACTCATCTACATAACTACACATCAAATTGAAAATGTGCCTCATGAGTTGGTATCAATACGACATGAACATGTCTGGTTATGCtcaattacttttattatttaccCGCTCCGTCTCACCTATCGTTTTTGTTCATTTCAtacatattaagaaaaaattGTGAATAACTCACaacaattttaactaattatccTCTATTAACTATTGGCACGTTTCACGTCATCTTCAATGCAAAACGGAAAATGAAGtttattttgaaacattttttttcccTAAGTTGGCACTCGTTCTGAGACTGAGGGACGGCGTCTACAAGTGTGATTCATATCTAAATACTTTGATGAACTCATAACTAATAAATACCCATTCATATGCTGGGAAGGATATTAATCAGCACACATGAACCCTATACTAGGGATATCTAATTGAATTCGAATCTCGTAAATCTAGCtacacataatttattttttatcaacaataataataatgaaaacgAAAGATAGAAATAGAGATGGTTAGAAAACAAACTAGGAATTGATACACAAACAAATACCGATGACGATGAGAGCAGTTCCGAAGAAAGCGCGAGGGAGGTGAGTGTGTTCACCGAGGAGCGTAGCAAAGAAAGCGGTGGAGGCGAATGTGGTGGCGTTGGTAACGGGGACGGCGAGGGAGAGAGGAGCGTCGGAGAGAATGGCGAAGAAAGTGGCGGAGGCGGAGAGGTTAACGAGAAAGGGGATGGAGTATTGCCAGATTGAAAGAAGCTTGAGCCAGTTGCGAAGAGAGAATAAGATTTTTTGGGCGAGATTTGTTGAGTGAGGATGTGGTTGTTTAGCCGAAGAGGATTTGAGAGCTTCATCCCATAGAAGAGCACCCCAGCGCATGATAGCGTTTGTGGCACCCCATATCATTCCCACTGCAATCATCTTCTCCATCTTTGCTCTGTTTCACCTTCGCCACATCGCACTCAGTGACTTGCAACCTGCACAACTTGGGCTCATTAGATGGGCCTgtcaaaaaattgaattaacaGGGAAATTAAGAAGGTTGTTATTTGCACCCTCCGGCTTTGTTTTTACACTCCTCTCCACTTGTCACGTTATCTATtagtattattacattattacaTAGTCCCCGTGaacataatataattttaactgaCGTAAATATCCCCCACGCATTcgatgcattttttttttgtctatatgGGCTTTCTTTCACTCTCTGTAGCGTGTGGCTCTGGTTTCCCTCGTGTTTCAGTGCCGAAAAGCAACAAAAGCAGCGACAACAACAAATCCTACTTTCTTTGGTTTTGATTTTATGCTGCGGTAGATTTCCAAATTCTACTTCACTTGTTTCTGGAACCTTCGACTTATGGAGCGCATCGTTGGCGGCAAGTACAAGCTCGGCCGCAAGATCGGAAGCGGTTCTTTCGGTGAAATCTACCTCGGTGAGCGAgcttcctctctctctctctctctctctcatccGTTATTGTTTTCACAACCACTCTTTATATTAGGTTTATTACTTCTTATCGCTTTTTCATGTTTTCCTTTGTTGCTGCAGCTACGCATATTGATACCTTCGAAATCGTTGCCGTCAAAATCGTAAGTCTCTTCATCGTAGGTTTTTCTATTTTGTATGCGATTCCGTGCCCTAATTTTCTGATTGAAGTTGCATATTCGAATTTTTGTGTTAGTACGCATGAATTAGCAATTCAGCATGCGTTATTTTGCACCAAAACTTGTTCGAATTTTCGTGTTAGTGTACATGAATTAGCAATTCAGCATGTGTTTTTTGCACCGGAATTTGTTCGAGTTTTCTTGTTAGTATACATGAATTAGCTATTCAGCATGTGTTTTTTGCACCGAAACTTGTTCGAATTTTCGTGTTAGTATACATGAATTAGCAATTCAGCATGCGTTACTTTGCTAACTAGGTTCTTAATCCACCGAAACTTAAGTTTAGAAATTTATGATGCTAACACTTCCTTTTTTACTGTTGCAGGAAAATAGTAAAACAAAGCATCCACAACTACTTTATGAAGCAAAACTCTACAATATTCTTCAAGGAGGAAGTATGCATTTTGCaacatttagatttttgttttaattgttTTAGGGAGGTAGAAATGCAAGTTGTGAGGTTGAGATTATGGCTTTATTGATGCAGGTGGCATTCCAAGCACAAAATGGTCTGGCATTGATGCGGAGGATAATGTGCTTGTTCTTGATTTACTGGGGCCTAGTCTTGAGGATCTTTTTGTGTATTGTGGAAGGAAGTTTTCATTGAAGACTGTGTTACTGTTAGCCGATCAAATGGTATGCTGGATGGCTTGTTAGATCTTATCATACATTTTCATTGAATTCTAATTCTTTGAATACTAATTCTTTGAATTCtcactctttttttattttttattttaaatatttgttctgTGCAGATCACTAGAATAGAATATGTACATTCTAAAGGATATTTACATAGAGATATTAAACCGGATAACTTCCTCATGGGACTTGGTCGGAAGGCCAACCAGGTAACTATCTTGTTATTGCTAATGAGTTGGACTTGCCCCTCCATCAACTATTTGTTGCTAATTTATTAAGGTTCCATTCGTGTGTTCTTATTGTCCTGTTCTTGTCAGGTTTACATGATTGATTTTGGGCTAGCAAAACGATATCGGGACTCCGCAACCAATCGCCACATTCCTTACAGGTTGTTCTACAGAATCTGTTTTCttagttctttattttatttttgtaaattgcACTCATcttaattttcattttgaatgTTACTAACAAATGTAACTCACAGGGAGAACAAAAACTTAACAGGGACTGCTCGATATGCAAGTTGCAATACTCATCTTGGGATTGGTAAGTCAAAGCTAAAAGAAGATATTAACCCTTCGGCTTGAATAAATGTCAACTCATTCTCTttccaatattattttttagagcaAAGTCGACGGGATGATTTGGAATCACTAGGATATGTTTTTTTATACTTCCTTAGAGGAAGGTATGGCATTCTGTCCTATCTAATTTTTCCTGCAACATTTTGTTCAACCTGATTTGAATGACTAAATATTTGTGTTTAGCCTTCCATGGCAAGGTCTAAAGGCTGCCACAAAGAAACAGAAGTATGATAAAATATGTCAGAAGAAGGTGTCAACTCCTATCGAGGTTGGTATTTAAGCGTTTGTGTGGTGTGAAGCACCCCCTACCCCTACCCCACATAAAATAACTgacatattttttacttttgtttcCAAAAGGTACTATGCAAATCGCACCCCGTAGAGTTTGCTTCATACTTCCATTACTGCCACTCGTTGACATTTGATCAACGACCTGATTATGGATTCTTGAAGCGCCTATTTAGAGATCTATTTGCTCGGGAAGGTGATTATTTtccatttttcaaataatataaaaatgaattgcACCATTTTATTCATAATGCTCTTTTAGGGGCATGTGCATTATTATCAATCTTCATTAAATTTGTCTTCTTGTATGTAAAGGAATTCATTTTTATGTTAATACGTCATGAGGCTCCTTATATATGTTTGCTAACCTACATCTTACTCATTTTTTAGTAGATGTAAGTTAGGACTTAGGATGTTATAACTACAAATTTGTCAAATACGCCCGAAGGTATAACTTGCTAACTTACATCCACTAAAATATGAGCGGAAGTAAGCTAGCAAGTTATAACTAAAATTTGTCTATTGCACCCGAATATGTTACTTGCTAACTTACGTAATCCTTGATGTCAAAGAAGTCATGTGGTAGACACATTGAGGAGGTTAGATTAGGACAAGTCCTCATTTTCTCTTGAATGGTGACTCATTTAATAGGTGTTAATTATATTCTGTATACAACCATGCTTTCCGTTGTTCACTAAACTGTACTGATCAATGTCTTTCCTAAGAAGTAGTCTAGCATGTCAAAAGGGCCTCTTTAATTTTTCCTCCCTCTTTTTCTTCTATGTATGTCaggttatgaatttgattacaTTTTTGATTGGACTATTTTAAAGTATCAGCAATCACAGAAGCATATAGTGCAGCCTTCCTTATCTGTGAGTATATTTGCTTTTTGATCCCCCCACCACATACAGTTTTGAGCCTTCCTTGTAATGTATTTTCTGTAATTCTGACAATATTAAAATTGTGTTATGACTTATGACAGCCAGTTCCTGGTGCAAATAACCGACACGCAGTTCCAGTGGATATTGACAACCATCAAGGTTTGTCTTTTATGTAGAGTATGTCATTTATAAATTGTCAATGTTTCTTATCAAGAAACAACTTATCTTGGTTGCTAGACAAGCTCATAGTAAAGGCGACAAAGGTATTTTTTGCGCAAAGTTGGCTGAACCCTTTTATGCGTCTTCTAAACTCTTCTATTGGAAGATGGATGCAATAGCTTTTAGTTTTCTACTTGATCAAGTATCTTGTTTATTATGATCAAATTTACATATTTCAATGCATATTCAGGGCACGGTGAAGAGCGAATTAGATCAGGAAATGCTACTGGTTCTGGTGTTAAAGTGCAGTTTAAACCACCAGCCGGTAGAAACTTGAGCTCACAAATCCCTCTTGACAAGAATGTAAGTAATTTTGccttaaataattcatttttcctGTGGGGGATGTGATGCACACATATTGTGTCTAAAATTGAATAGATAAAGTATTTAGTAATTATTCTCTTTTTGGTAGATTTTTGGAGAAGCAAGTATGCCCTCTACTTCATACTTTCCCGATGGTACTTCAAAAAGGAACTCTTTGAAGCCTGACTTGTCTGCTGAACCTTCCAACCTTGGACAAGGGCAAGGTAGTAAAATTGGCACTTCAAGTAGCTGGATGTCATCTCTGCAGCGTCTAACTTCTTCCAAATGAATATCAAGCATGGTAATTTTCTGGTTTATGTTGTCATGTTGTTTCTTTTGCTGCTTAGTTTTTTTTGTAACCATACTTATCcttgatgatttgtgttttgttgtATTTCCAAGCTTGAATCGTA
It includes:
- the LOC101503218 gene encoding probable xyloglucan endotransglucosylase/hydrolase protein 26 — protein: MDKFEKLLVAFFMCALIPNIIQVNANFSKSMYLTWGVQHASIRGEDLHLVLDKTSGSAARSKRSFLFGSIEMLIKLIPGNSAGIVTAYYLSSTGNQHDEIDFEFLGNSTGQPYTVHTNIYTQGKGSREQQFHLWFDPTADFHNYTIHWNPSEIVWYIDSMPIRVFQNYKNEGIGYPNKQGMRVYTSLWNADNWATRGGLVKTDWSGAPFKVGFHHFRARACRWNGAMSINQCASNVPANWWTSSIYKQLSYGHIRQLIWVRKNFMIYDYCNDYKRFNGQFPPECYKTQF
- the LOC101501825 gene encoding aldehyde oxidase GLOX1 produces the protein MTHLHKVVFILAILFLVVDARHTNRHLKGHRIRRHPLFPNLHHPFDPPSDDNNDVVPSEDDNDVTPSNDDNNNDAPIYNKNLRDVMDKKDDFEIDSIGSWEIISENAGVSAMHVNLLPTNKIMIYDAKVYRGSRIKLPDGVPCVPYKDFQTQEDKLDCFAHSVEYDLETNQVRPLKINGGDPWCSSGGLAPDGTLVSSGGFADGGKTVRHFGGGCEECEWREYDNTLVDDRWYATQQLLPNGEFILVGGRRAFSYEFIPQQEGQRNEKSYFFPFLYETADLDENNLYPFVHLSIDGNLFIFSNNRSLLLNPTTHKVVRTFPVLPGGSRNYPASGMSALLPIDLNAENAKAEVLVCGGNLPDAFLIAETKKTFLPALQDCNRLMISEPFPQWDNEIMPSRRTMGDALILPNGQLLFINGAQLGTAAWWDAEAPNYTPVLYNPDKPKGLRFKVMKPTQIARMYHSTSLVLPNGKIWVGGSNTHNAYRDVDRYPTETRVEAFSPPYLDEAFNRYRPQISEDASDKELTYGNLFETQFSVEEGDRLTTNDIKVTMYSPPFTTHGFSMGQRLIILKNDELIEQAQGVYRVRLVAPPSGIIAPPGYYLLSVVHRGIPSTGTWVHIQQN
- the LOC101502150 gene encoding casein kinase 1-like protein 3, whose protein sequence is MERIVGGKYKLGRKIGSGSFGEIYLATHIDTFEIVAVKIENSKTKHPQLLYEAKLYNILQGGSGIPSTKWSGIDAEDNVLVLDLLGPSLEDLFVYCGRKFSLKTVLLLADQMITRIEYVHSKGYLHRDIKPDNFLMGLGRKANQVYMIDFGLAKRYRDSATNRHIPYRENKNLTGTARYASCNTHLGIEQSRRDDLESLGYVFLYFLRGSLPWQGLKAATKKQKYDKICQKKVSTPIEVLCKSHPVEFASYFHYCHSLTFDQRPDYGFLKRLFRDLFAREGYEFDYIFDWTILKYQQSQKHIVQPSLSPVPGANNRHAVPVDIDNHQGHGEERIRSGNATGSGVKVQFKPPAGRNLSSQIPLDKNIFGEASMPSTSYFPDGTSKRNSLKPDLSAEPSNLGQGQGSKIGTSSSWMSSLQRLTSSK
- the LOC101501509 gene encoding protein SPEAR3-like; translation: MDSYFREANFGNERERGSGSSSSSSSRKGKKSNSDHKPKQPQRGLGVAQLEKIRLHTQFPPNTSHFNIINNEDPRVMQMPYSSYSSPNSYAFQPHTMMGLPEYERTNMRYGDSQPRWQHGNAMMHQSSSQTNITRPFLNLYDSQDIDIKKHRSGSLDSESSNTQELDLELKLSL
- the LOC101502888 gene encoding uncharacterized protein encodes the protein MEKMIAVGMIWGATNAIMRWGALLWDEALKSSSAKQPHPHSTNLAQKILFSLRNWLKLLSIWQYSIPFLVNLSASATFFAILSDAPLSLAVPVTNATTFASTAFFATLLGEHTHLPRAFFGTALIVIGICLCINS